In the genome of Geotrypetes seraphini chromosome 14, aGeoSer1.1, whole genome shotgun sequence, one region contains:
- the SLC51B gene encoding organic solute transporter subunit beta, which yields MLSTKVTLICIAACTLVPALTQDTRNSFESTVDPDKGLDRVVENNVVPGTDMSEKQLQHYLWKYRTQDSSVWNYTILALSFVGLFLGLLILGMNIMANRNQKIVHRYKTELEPDNKQAILILKDDNSLKQDPFSDAGQTQGKITVQWKDGHVTPLYTDTPEETV from the exons ATGCTGTCTACCAAAGTGACATTGATCTGCATAGCTGCTTGTACCCTGGTGCCAG CACTGACCCAGGACACTAGAAATAGCTTTGAATCTACAGTGGATCCCGACAAAGGGTTGGATAGAGTTGTGGAGAACAATGTCGTTCCGGGTACAGATATGTCTGAGAAGCAGCTGCAGCATTATTTGTGGAAGTATCGCACACAGGACT CTTCGGTCTGGAATTACACAATCCTTGCGCTTTCATTCGTGGGACTGTTCCTGGGGCTTCTTATTCTGGGAATGAACATCATGGCAAACAG AAATCAAAAGATCGTGCACAGATATAAGACCGAACTGGAGCCAGACAACAAACAAGCCATTCTCATACTGAAGGATGACAACTCTTTAAAACAAGACCCATTCTCAGATGCAGGGCAAACCCAGGGAAAAATTACTGTCCAGTGGAAGGATGGACATGTTACACCCCTGTACACGGATACGCCGGAGGAAACTGTATAA